In a genomic window of Flavobacterium lipolyticum:
- a CDS encoding TonB-dependent receptor, translating into MTTKKITAFLFFFFTILTSFSQEKFTLSGTITDFKNNETLIGVNLYIPALKMGTTTNEYGFYSLTVPKGEHQIEISYVGYQTLQKTITLNQNTKNNFAITESGEELKEVIITDNKGKINIKSPEMSANKLSIATIKRMPVVLGEVDVLKSILLLPGVTNAGEGASGFNVRGGGADQNLILLDEATIFNSSHVFGFFSVFNPDAIKDLKLYKGGIPARYGGRASSVLDIYQKDGNSKEFHVNGGIGLISSRILAEGPLVKDKGSFLIGGRASYAHLFLKLSEDQKNNAAYFYDLNTKLSYKLNENNSLYLSGYFGRDVFSLNKSFTNIYGNSTLNLRWNHLYSDKLFSNLSLIYSDYYYGLDLDFVGFKWDSGIKNYNIKYDFKNYISDKFKLNYGLNGIYYEFNPGTIKPSNEKSGINPDQLDKKYAFEPSVYIEAENQLSKKLTLAYGLRYSLFYRLGTSTINYYNNNEAVTFNNNMQIYEKGIPTSTKYFGKNKVIQDYNNFEPRLSVSYQLNDDQAIKASYNRMAQYLQLISNTSSPTPLDVWMPSDNYIKPQIADQVALGYFRNINNGAYTVEVETYYKKIQNRLDYIDGADLIANNAIEQIILNGRMRAYGLEFMLKKNEGKFNGWISYTLSKSQQQTPGRTPEETGINNGQWYSSAYDKTHNLAVTSAYNLNEKWSFGANFALQSGQPVTYPNGQYQYLGITVPSYGLRNDNRLPAYHHLDVSATLTPRKNKDRKWKAEWVFSIYNLYNRQNAASINFRQNTDTAANEAVKTSIFGIVPAVSYNFKF; encoded by the coding sequence ATGACCACCAAAAAAATAACTGCTTTTTTATTTTTCTTCTTTACTATTCTAACATCATTTTCTCAGGAAAAATTCACACTGAGCGGTACCATCACCGACTTTAAAAACAATGAAACTTTAATTGGCGTTAACCTCTATATTCCGGCCTTAAAAATGGGTACTACCACCAATGAATATGGTTTTTATTCTCTAACTGTTCCAAAGGGAGAGCATCAAATTGAAATTAGTTATGTTGGTTATCAGACTCTTCAAAAGACCATTACTTTAAATCAAAACACTAAAAATAATTTTGCTATTACCGAAAGCGGTGAAGAACTTAAAGAGGTCATAATTACGGATAATAAAGGCAAAATCAACATCAAATCGCCTGAAATGAGTGCCAATAAACTCTCTATTGCCACGATCAAAAGAATGCCCGTTGTTTTGGGTGAAGTCGATGTCTTAAAATCGATTTTATTGCTCCCGGGAGTTACGAATGCGGGAGAAGGCGCTTCGGGATTCAATGTACGCGGCGGAGGTGCCGATCAGAATTTGATTTTACTGGACGAAGCTACTATCTTTAATTCTTCTCACGTATTTGGTTTTTTCTCCGTTTTTAATCCGGATGCCATCAAAGATTTAAAATTATATAAAGGAGGAATTCCCGCCCGCTATGGCGGAAGAGCCTCTTCAGTTTTAGACATTTATCAAAAAGACGGAAACAGTAAAGAATTTCATGTCAATGGTGGAATTGGATTAATTTCAAGCCGAATTTTAGCCGAAGGTCCGCTAGTGAAAGACAAAGGTTCATTCCTGATTGGAGGAAGAGCTTCTTACGCTCATTTATTTCTAAAGTTATCCGAAGATCAAAAAAACAACGCTGCCTATTTTTATGATTTGAACACTAAATTGAGTTATAAGCTAAACGAAAACAACAGCTTGTATTTATCGGGTTATTTTGGTCGCGACGTATTTAGTCTGAACAAGAGCTTTACCAATATTTACGGAAATTCGACACTAAACCTGCGTTGGAACCATTTGTACTCTGATAAGTTATTTTCCAATTTATCTCTGATTTACAGCGATTACTATTACGGTCTTGACTTAGATTTTGTAGGCTTTAAATGGGACTCCGGAATTAAAAATTACAACATCAAATACGATTTCAAAAACTATATCTCGGATAAATTCAAACTGAACTACGGTTTAAATGGAATTTACTATGAGTTTAATCCCGGGACCATTAAACCAAGTAATGAAAAATCCGGAATTAATCCGGACCAGCTGGACAAAAAATATGCTTTTGAACCTTCTGTTTATATCGAAGCCGAAAATCAGCTTTCCAAAAAACTCACACTGGCTTATGGCTTGCGTTACAGTCTTTTCTACCGCTTAGGTACTTCTACGATTAATTATTACAACAATAATGAGGCTGTAACCTTCAATAATAATATGCAGATTTACGAAAAAGGAATTCCTACCTCAACAAAATACTTCGGTAAAAACAAGGTCATTCAGGATTACAACAATTTCGAACCACGGCTTTCGGTTTCTTATCAGTTAAACGACGATCAGGCTATTAAAGCAAGTTATAACCGCATGGCGCAGTATCTTCAATTGATTTCGAATACCTCATCACCTACTCCGCTTGACGTGTGGATGCCTAGTGACAACTACATCAAACCTCAGATTGCAGATCAGGTTGCTTTGGGCTATTTTAGAAATATTAATAATGGCGCTTATACCGTTGAAGTCGAAACCTATTATAAAAAGATTCAAAACCGACTCGATTATATCGATGGTGCCGATTTGATTGCGAATAATGCGATCGAGCAAATAATTCTCAACGGAAGAATGAGAGCTTATGGTCTCGAATTTATGCTAAAGAAAAACGAAGGTAAATTCAACGGATGGATTTCCTATACTTTATCCAAATCACAACAGCAGACTCCGGGAAGAACTCCCGAAGAGACTGGTATCAACAACGGACAATGGTACAGTTCTGCCTATGATAAAACGCATAATTTAGCCGTGACATCAGCCTATAACCTGAACGAGAAATGGTCTTTTGGAGCTAATTTTGCGCTTCAGTCAGGACAACCTGTTACCTATCCAAATGGACAATATCAGTATTTAGGAATTACGGTGCCTAGTTATGGTTTAAGAAACGACAACCGTTTGCCGGCCTATCACCATTTAGATGTTTCGGCAACTTTGACACCTCGAAAAAACAAAGACAGGAAGTGGAAAGCAGAATGGGTTTTTAGTATTTACAATTTATACAACCGCCAGAATGCAGCCTCGATTAATTTCCGCCAAAATACCGATACCGCTGCAAATGAAGCCGTAAAAACTTCAATTTTCGGAATTGTTCCTGCCGTTAGCTATAATTTTAAATTTTAA
- a CDS encoding GyrI-like domain-containing protein, with the protein MEARIQILSEKKLIGKYVIMSFLENKTHELWSSFMPKRKEIKNIIDANLYSLEVFPTAHFDNFDPGNTFEKWAAVEVSALDGVPQEMKSLVIPEGLYAVFVHKGPQSEGHKTYREIFVDWLPNSAYMVDERPHFAIMGEKYKKEDPDSEEEIWIPITPKA; encoded by the coding sequence ATGGAAGCCAGAATTCAGATCTTATCCGAAAAAAAACTAATTGGTAAATACGTAATAATGTCGTTTTTGGAAAACAAAACCCATGAGTTATGGAGTTCGTTTATGCCGAAACGAAAAGAAATTAAAAACATAATCGATGCCAACTTGTATTCTCTGGAAGTTTTTCCAACGGCACATTTTGACAATTTTGATCCCGGAAATACCTTCGAAAAATGGGCAGCAGTCGAAGTCTCTGCACTTGATGGAGTACCACAGGAAATGAAATCTTTGGTAATTCCTGAGGGATTGTATGCTGTTTTTGTTCATAAAGGCCCTCAAAGCGAAGGTCACAAAACGTATCGTGAAATTTTTGTAGATTGGCTCCCCAATTCAGCGTATATGGTTGATGAAAGACCGCACTTTGCCATAATGGGTGAAAAATACAAAAAAGAAGATCCGGATTCTGAAGAAGAAATCTGGATTCCGATAACCCCAAAAGCTTAA
- the rlmF gene encoding 23S rRNA (adenine(1618)-N(6))-methyltransferase RlmF, with protein MKATDNSEKNNLHPRNLHRSRYDFELLIANCPELKAQVAVNNHGIETIDFSNPLSVKLLNKALLKTYYDIQNWDIPKNYLCPPIPGRTDYIHYLADLLAETNNGTIPQGSSVLGLDVGTGANCIYPILGNAIYGWDFVGTDIDRKAIENCSKIIEANPKLIEAISLQQQTESRFIFKNIITPEDRFTFTMCNPPFHASAEEANRSTLRKVSNLNPKDKKKVAPVLNFGGQNAELWCDGGELRFITQMIYESAKYATQCLWFTTLVSKRDNLYSLYKTLNKVNAVDIQTIDMAQGQKTSRIVAWTFLSENQQKAWNFENA; from the coding sequence ATGAAAGCAACAGACAATTCCGAAAAAAACAATTTACATCCCCGAAATCTGCATCGCTCACGTTATGATTTCGAACTTCTTATCGCAAATTGCCCTGAATTAAAAGCGCAGGTTGCTGTAAACAATCACGGAATTGAAACTATTGATTTCAGTAATCCCCTTTCGGTAAAACTGCTCAACAAAGCTTTACTGAAAACCTATTATGACATACAAAATTGGGACATCCCTAAAAATTATCTTTGTCCGCCTATTCCCGGAAGAACGGATTACATCCATTATCTGGCCGATTTATTGGCCGAAACTAATAACGGAACTATTCCTCAGGGATCATCCGTGTTAGGTTTAGATGTAGGTACGGGTGCTAACTGCATTTATCCTATTTTAGGAAATGCTATTTACGGCTGGGACTTTGTTGGAACTGATATCGATAGAAAAGCAATCGAAAACTGCAGTAAAATTATTGAAGCAAATCCAAAACTAATTGAGGCCATTAGCCTTCAGCAACAGACAGAATCGCGCTTTATTTTTAAAAACATCATTACTCCCGAAGATCGTTTTACGTTCACGATGTGCAATCCGCCTTTTCATGCTTCGGCAGAAGAAGCCAACAGAAGTACGCTTCGTAAAGTTTCTAATTTAAACCCGAAGGACAAAAAGAAAGTAGCCCCTGTTTTAAACTTCGGAGGTCAAAATGCTGAATTATGGTGTGATGGAGGTGAGCTTCGTTTTATCACTCAGATGATTTACGAAAGCGCTAAATATGCCACACAATGTCTTTGGTTCACCACTTTAGTATCAAAAAGAGATAATCTTTACAGCCTTTACAAAACATTAAACAAAGTAAATGCAGTCGATATTCAAACAATTGATATGGCTCAGGGCCAAAAAACAAGCCGAATTGTAGCCTGGACTTTTTTAAGTGAAAACCAACAAAAGGCCTGGAACTTTGAAAATGCCTGA
- a CDS encoding helix-turn-helix domain-containing protein, translating into MSTLTKQNHIGRKISRIRELRDMKQEALAQALGTSQQAVSAIENSETIDDERLKEVAKALGVTVEAIKNFSEDNMISYFNSFHDNSFTNGTAFSTNHYCTFNPLDKLIEIFQEKEKLYERLLQAEKDKIEYLENLLKK; encoded by the coding sequence ATGAGCACACTTACAAAACAAAATCATATAGGGCGAAAAATTAGCCGTATTCGTGAACTTCGAGATATGAAGCAAGAAGCTTTGGCACAGGCTTTAGGAACAAGTCAGCAAGCTGTTTCTGCTATTGAAAACAGTGAAACGATAGATGATGAAAGACTTAAAGAAGTTGCAAAAGCGCTTGGAGTAACTGTTGAAGCAATTAAAAATTTTTCAGAAGACAATATGATTAGTTACTTTAATAGTTTCCATGATAACAGTTTTACAAATGGAACAGCATTCAGTACAAATCATTATTGTACTTTCAATCCATTGGATAAATTAATCGAAATTTTTCAGGAGAAAGAAAAGCTTTACGAACGTTTATTACAAGCTGAAAAAGATAAAATCGAGTATTTGGAAAATCTATTGAAAAAATAG
- a CDS encoding DinB family protein, whose product MLIDTLKILFNRDLNKLKVEIESYQNEALIWTIAPDISNSAGNLCLHLMGNINTYIGAELGKTDYVRDRPLEFSLKDIPRSELISKIERTILMVNNTLDSLTEADLELIYPQIVFEKEMTTGFFLVHLSTHLAYHLGQINYHRRLVF is encoded by the coding sequence ATGTTGATCGATACCTTAAAAATTCTTTTTAACAGAGATCTGAACAAATTAAAAGTTGAAATCGAATCCTATCAAAACGAGGCTCTGATTTGGACAATTGCACCGGATATTTCCAATTCAGCGGGAAATCTTTGTTTGCATCTGATGGGAAACATAAATACCTACATTGGTGCCGAATTAGGAAAAACAGACTATGTTCGTGATCGTCCATTGGAATTTTCCCTGAAAGATATTCCAAGATCTGAGCTCATCAGTAAAATCGAGCGTACTATTTTAATGGTAAACAACACCCTTGACAGTTTAACCGAAGCCGATTTAGAGCTTATTTATCCGCAAATTGTTTTCGAAAAAGAAATGACAACCGGATTCTTTTTAGTGCATCTTTCTACCCATTTAGCCTATCATTTAGGGCAGATCAATTACCACCGCAGATTAGTTTTTTAA
- the rplS gene encoding 50S ribosomal protein L19, with product MADLLKFVQNEFVAKKDFPVFGAGDTITVYYEIKEGEKTRTQFFKGVVIQRRGSGNTETFTIRKMSGAIGVERIFPVNLPALQKIEINKKGAVRRARIFYFRELTGKKAKIKDKRR from the coding sequence ATGGCAGATTTATTAAAGTTCGTTCAAAACGAATTCGTTGCTAAAAAAGATTTCCCTGTTTTCGGAGCTGGAGATACTATCACAGTTTACTACGAAATTAAAGAGGGTGAAAAAACAAGAACTCAGTTTTTTAAAGGAGTTGTTATTCAAAGAAGAGGTTCTGGTAACACAGAAACTTTTACTATCCGTAAAATGTCTGGAGCTATTGGAGTTGAGCGTATCTTCCCAGTAAACTTACCAGCTTTACAAAAAATTGAAATCAACAAAAAAGGAGCTGTACGTAGAGCTAGAATTTTCTACTTCAGAGAACTTACTGGTAAAAAAGCTAAGATTAAAGATAAAAGAAGATAA
- a CDS encoding DUF4249 domain-containing protein — MKKATLLIVLFISIFFTGCEEVVDVNLDTAPPKLVIEAAINWQKGTTGKQQTIKLTTTTGYFQNVIPTVSGATVFITNSQNIKFNFSEVPKTGRYVCSNFIPVIDEIYTLTVISGGITYTATESMKSVAPITRVEQNNQGGFSGKEVETRAYFNDPANADNFYLFKYVYSTKITSTYYVTEDKFFQGNEYFSASDDDDLKVGNEVEMTHYGISKQYYNYMSILVSIAGNNVGGPFQSPPATVRGNIINTADKANYPLGYFSLSETDYKKYKIQ; from the coding sequence ATGAAAAAAGCAACTCTCTTAATTGTCCTTTTTATATCCATTTTTTTCACTGGCTGTGAAGAAGTTGTGGATGTTAATCTGGATACTGCCCCTCCAAAATTAGTTATAGAAGCGGCTATAAACTGGCAAAAAGGAACTACAGGAAAGCAACAAACCATAAAACTGACCACCACTACAGGTTATTTTCAAAATGTCATCCCTACCGTTTCGGGTGCCACCGTATTTATCACGAACAGCCAGAACATAAAATTCAATTTTAGTGAAGTTCCGAAAACCGGACGGTATGTATGCTCGAATTTCATTCCGGTAATTGACGAAATCTATACCTTAACGGTGATTTCCGGCGGAATTACTTATACTGCTACTGAATCCATGAAATCAGTCGCTCCCATAACCCGGGTGGAGCAAAACAATCAGGGCGGTTTTTCAGGAAAAGAAGTTGAAACCCGTGCTTATTTTAACGATCCTGCTAATGCCGATAATTTTTATCTTTTTAAATATGTATATTCGACGAAAATTACCTCAACTTACTACGTTACGGAAGACAAATTTTTTCAGGGAAATGAATATTTCAGCGCTTCAGATGATGACGATTTAAAAGTTGGAAATGAAGTCGAAATGACACATTACGGTATCTCTAAACAATATTACAATTATATGAGCATTCTGGTGAGTATTGCCGGAAACAATGTTGGCGGACCTTTTCAGTCTCCTCCCGCAACCGTAAGAGGAAATATTATCAATACGGCCGATAAGGCCAATTATCCGTTAGGTTATTTTTCGCTTAGTGAAACCGATTACAAAAAATACAAAATTCAATAA
- a CDS encoding NADP-dependent isocitrate dehydrogenase yields the protein MTQNSKIYYTLTDEAPLLATYSFLPIVQAFTGTAGIAIETRDISLAGRILSNFPELLTAAQKTGDALAELGQLATQPDANIIKLPNISASVPQLKAAIAELQSHGYGIPNYPEDPQNDTEKEIKAKYAKVLGSAVNPVLREGNSDRRAPRAVKNFAKSNPHSMGAWSADSKTKVASMSNGDFYGSEKSLTVAEANDVKIEFVAKDGTTTVLKASTPLKAGEIIDSSVLSVKKLKAFAADAIADAKKEGVLLSVHLKATMMKVSDPIIFGAIVEVYFADLFKKYETLFAELNIDTRNGLGDIYAKIAGRPEQAEVEADITKAIENGPALAMVNSDKGITNLHVPSDVIVDASMPAMIRTSGQMYNKEGKQQDTIAVIPDRSYAGIYTATIDFCKKHGAFDPKTMGSVPNVGLMAQKAEEYGSHDKTFQIKADGVVRVTDNKGTVLMEQNVETNDIFRMCQAKDAPIQDWVKLAVNRARLSDTPAVFWLDENRAHDRELIAKVQKYLKDHNTVNLDIRILNPVAATEFTLDRIIKGLDTISVTGNVLRDYLTDLFPILELGTSAKMLSIVPLMNGGGLFETGAGGSAPKHVEQFTEEGYLRWDSLGEFLALGASLEHLGQTLDNSKAIVLSETLDQANDKFLANDKSPARKVGQIDNRGSHFYLAYYWAQALAAQNKDAELKAIFTPIAAEFEANEAKIDAELIGAQGKPQTIGGYYQPTPELVSKAMRPSETFNSIIAQIK from the coding sequence ATGACACAGAATTCGAAAATCTATTACACCTTAACTGATGAGGCGCCCTTGTTAGCGACTTATTCTTTTTTACCTATTGTTCAAGCATTTACGGGTACTGCTGGTATCGCTATTGAAACCAGAGACATCTCTTTGGCTGGCAGAATTTTATCTAATTTTCCTGAGCTTCTAACAGCTGCTCAAAAAACCGGAGATGCCTTGGCAGAATTGGGTCAGTTGGCAACACAGCCTGATGCTAATATTATCAAATTACCAAACATTTCTGCATCGGTACCGCAATTAAAAGCGGCTATTGCTGAGTTACAGTCACATGGTTACGGAATTCCAAATTACCCTGAAGATCCGCAAAACGATACCGAAAAGGAAATTAAAGCAAAATATGCTAAAGTTTTAGGTTCTGCTGTAAACCCGGTTTTACGTGAAGGAAACTCAGATCGTAGAGCACCAAGAGCAGTAAAGAACTTTGCAAAATCAAATCCACACTCCATGGGTGCCTGGTCTGCTGATTCTAAAACAAAAGTAGCTTCAATGTCAAACGGTGATTTCTACGGAAGTGAAAAATCGCTTACAGTTGCAGAAGCTAACGATGTAAAAATTGAATTCGTTGCAAAAGACGGTACCACTACTGTATTAAAAGCCAGTACTCCGCTTAAAGCAGGTGAGATCATTGACAGTTCTGTTTTAAGTGTAAAAAAATTAAAAGCTTTTGCTGCTGATGCTATCGCTGATGCTAAAAAAGAAGGTGTTTTACTTTCGGTACACTTAAAAGCGACCATGATGAAAGTATCAGATCCAATTATCTTTGGCGCTATCGTTGAAGTATACTTTGCAGATCTTTTCAAAAAATATGAAACTTTGTTTGCAGAATTAAACATTGACACCAGAAATGGTTTAGGTGATATCTATGCAAAAATTGCAGGAAGACCTGAACAAGCAGAAGTGGAAGCTGACATTACTAAAGCAATCGAAAACGGTCCTGCTTTGGCAATGGTGAATTCTGATAAAGGAATTACAAACTTACACGTACCTTCAGATGTAATTGTTGATGCTTCTATGCCGGCAATGATTCGTACTTCAGGACAGATGTACAATAAAGAAGGAAAACAACAAGATACCATCGCAGTTATTCCGGATCGCTCTTACGCTGGAATTTACACGGCTACTATCGATTTCTGTAAAAAACACGGTGCTTTTGATCCTAAAACAATGGGAAGTGTTCCTAACGTAGGGTTAATGGCTCAAAAAGCAGAAGAATACGGATCTCACGACAAAACTTTCCAAATTAAAGCTGACGGAGTTGTTCGTGTAACAGACAACAAAGGAACTGTTTTAATGGAACAAAACGTTGAAACTAATGATATTTTCAGAATGTGTCAGGCCAAAGATGCTCCAATTCAGGACTGGGTTAAACTAGCTGTAAACAGAGCACGTTTATCTGATACTCCTGCCGTTTTCTGGTTAGACGAAAACAGAGCACATGACAGAGAATTGATCGCAAAAGTTCAAAAATATTTAAAAGATCACAATACCGTAAATCTGGATATTCGCATCTTAAACCCAGTTGCTGCTACTGAATTTACTTTAGACAGAATCATTAAAGGTTTAGACACTATCTCGGTAACCGGAAACGTTTTACGCGATTATTTAACCGATTTATTTCCTATTCTGGAATTAGGAACTTCGGCTAAAATGTTATCTATCGTTCCGTTAATGAACGGTGGTGGATTGTTTGAAACGGGTGCCGGAGGTTCTGCTCCAAAACACGTAGAGCAATTTACAGAAGAAGGATACTTACGTTGGGATTCATTAGGAGAGTTTTTAGCACTTGGAGCTTCTTTAGAGCATTTAGGACAAACTTTAGACAATTCTAAAGCTATTGTTCTGTCTGAAACTTTAGATCAGGCCAATGATAAATTCCTTGCCAATGATAAATCTCCTGCCCGTAAAGTAGGTCAGATTGACAACCGTGGCTCTCATTTTTACCTTGCATACTACTGGGCTCAGGCTTTGGCTGCTCAAAACAAAGATGCTGAATTGAAAGCGATCTTCACTCCAATTGCTGCTGAATTTGAAGCTAACGAAGCTAAAATCGATGCTGAATTAATTGGTGCACAAGGAAAACCTCAAACGATTGGTGGTTATTACCAGCCAACTCCGGAGTTAGTAAGCAAAGCAATGCGACCAAGCGAAACATTCAACTCCATTATTGCTCAAATAAAATAG
- a CDS encoding alpha/beta fold hydrolase, whose translation MAKIFFKVVLLLLLAGCAASKKTKFDDYVFKTNSEKQGYINSYDQALKLWDIPYTEENIPTTYGTVHLIISGAENGKDLVLLHGMDASSTMWYPNIKALSKTHRIYAIDFLMEPGKSTLTTKPLSSEEIVILYNEIFNHYKLKKIDIIGASRGGWIATLLATQKENSIDKIVLLSPAQTFKSVDKVRKMTPALLLKLFPNEKRFEKTLKIFSIHPEKISPVYKRQFYLANKYAKSNSSMLKMRPFSDDELKSITNPVLILIGDHDVINSQETRERAQKLLINGTTKTINDAGHFLSIDQSKIVNEGIIDFLNPKKTNSNL comes from the coding sequence ATGGCAAAAATTTTCTTTAAAGTAGTGTTGTTGCTTTTACTGGCAGGTTGTGCGGCTTCTAAAAAGACAAAATTTGACGATTATGTTTTTAAAACAAATAGCGAAAAACAAGGTTATATAAATTCATACGACCAGGCACTAAAGCTTTGGGATATTCCATATACCGAGGAAAATATACCTACAACTTACGGAACCGTTCATCTAATTATTAGCGGTGCAGAAAACGGTAAAGATTTAGTGCTGCTACATGGTATGGATGCGAGTTCGACTATGTGGTACCCCAACATAAAAGCACTCTCCAAAACACACCGCATTTATGCCATTGATTTTCTAATGGAACCCGGAAAATCTACTTTGACCACAAAACCACTGTCTTCGGAAGAAATTGTTATCCTATACAACGAAATTTTCAATCATTACAAATTAAAAAAAATTGATATCATAGGTGCCTCCCGCGGTGGCTGGATTGCGACATTACTAGCCACTCAAAAAGAAAATTCTATTGATAAAATAGTACTGTTAAGTCCGGCACAAACCTTCAAATCAGTAGATAAAGTAAGAAAGATGACTCCGGCCTTACTATTGAAACTTTTCCCAAATGAAAAGAGATTCGAAAAAACATTGAAAATTTTTTCTATTCATCCCGAAAAAATCAGTCCGGTTTACAAAAGACAATTCTATTTGGCCAACAAATATGCAAAGTCAAATTCAAGCATGCTCAAAATGCGTCCTTTCTCAGATGATGAACTAAAATCCATCACCAATCCTGTTCTCATTTTAATTGGAGATCATGATGTTATCAATTCACAAGAAACTCGCGAAAGAGCTCAAAAACTTTTAATAAACGGTACAACAAAAACGATTAATGATGCAGGTCATTTTTTAAGCATCGATCAGTCTAAAATTGTAAATGAGGGAATTATTGATTTTTTAAATCCTAAAAAAACAAACTCAAACCTTTGA
- a CDS encoding thiamine diphosphokinase codes for MSSHHIVRDDQEPALIIANGAACHPELLGQLLEWSPLVIVLDSAIERVIELGIKVDVLLGDFDRGFDPEIYKTTQYPIEIVHTPDQDKTDLEKAFDYLIDRKIPAVNVVWATGKRADHTITNITNIARYRDLLKIVILDDHSKVFLLPHKFEKWYTAKTPISLIPIGVVNGIYSTNLQYPLENDTLTIGYRTGSSNSALQDGLVTIIHTDGDLLLMECMD; via the coding sequence ATGTCTTCACATCATATCGTACGCGACGACCAGGAACCCGCTTTAATTATCGCCAACGGAGCAGCATGCCATCCGGAATTATTAGGACAATTGCTGGAATGGTCTCCTCTGGTTATCGTACTCGATTCCGCCATAGAGAGAGTAATTGAATTGGGCATCAAAGTCGATGTGCTTTTGGGTGATTTCGACCGTGGTTTTGATCCTGAAATTTACAAAACGACACAATACCCTATAGAAATTGTTCATACTCCCGATCAGGACAAAACCGATCTGGAGAAAGCTTTTGATTATTTAATCGATCGGAAGATCCCTGCTGTAAATGTTGTCTGGGCCACCGGAAAACGGGCAGACCATACCATAACCAATATCACCAATATTGCCCGCTACCGCGATTTGCTTAAAATTGTTATTCTCGACGATCATTCTAAAGTATTCTTACTTCCTCACAAATTCGAGAAATGGTACACTGCAAAAACTCCTATCTCCCTGATTCCGATTGGGGTGGTTAACGGAATTTATTCAACCAATTTACAATATCCTCTTGAAAACGATACCTTAACCATTGGCTACAGAACCGGAAGCAGCAATTCTGCTCTTCAGGATGGTCTGGTAACCATTATCCATACCGATGGTGATTTACTGTTGATGGAATGTATGGATTAA